In the Glycine max cultivar Williams 82 chromosome 19, Glycine_max_v4.0, whole genome shotgun sequence genome, CGAGCATCGTCAGAAGTCtgtgcttcttctccttcgccACCTCACGTAGGTATGTTTGGTCTAATCctgtataaatatttgattgcatTCATGTATCGCACACTTAGTGAACTAAACATGGCTAGGGTATCTCATATTTAACTTGAGCATCGTGACAACTTTGTGCTTCTTCTCCTTAGTGAAGTTTCCCTTACCCTTATTGTGTTCTTGTAACAGTTTAAGAGTTAACGCCTATTATTGGAGTTTAACAGTTTCCCTTACCCTTATTGTGTTCTTGTAACAGTTTAAGAGTTAATGCCTATTATTGGAGTTTAACAGTTTCCCTTACCCTTATTGTGTTCTTGTAACAGTTTAAGAGTTAACACCTCCTAGTTCCTAAAACCTTCCTTAAGATTAGAGgaccattggttaaaatgaagAGTAAAATCCTTGTCCATTGCTTTGATCCACGACCATAGTAGGAATAGGGCATCTTCTAACAGTTTGGTTCCATGAAAAGTTGTATCTTGGAACACCACCTTATTTCTATGGTGCCATATTGTCCAAGTTAAAGCAATCCACCAGCATTTCCTGGTTTTGGACCTGACTCCATCTGCTACCTCCATTCCATGTTGCAGAAAATGGTCCCTATGATTTTGTGGCATTACAGTGATAAGATTAACCCAGGACATTGATTCCCATCATAAAGGGAGGGTTTTGCTACAATTGAAGAACAAGTGTTCAGCCCCCTCCTCCTTATTTCTGCATAAAGGACATAGCATATCATCTATCGGTATTTGTCTCCTTCTAAGGTTTTGCTTTGTTGGTAATGTATCCCGAAGTAGCCTCCAAGTGAACACTGTTGTTTTTGTGGGTATTTTGAGTTTCCATATTGCCCCATAATCCTGTTCCTGTCTTACCTCCATCAGCTCTCcccatatcatatcatatccaCTTTTTGTTGAGTAGTCTCCTGCAGGTTCAAGTTTCCAAATCCAAGTGTCCTCCCTTAGGGGATGAAGTTGCTGCTGTGATATGTCCCCAAGAAAACTATCTGCCCTTGCTATTTCAGAATCGAAAAGGTGTCTTCTCCAATTAAGCTGCCATTCCCAGTTTGAGTGCTATTTCAAGAAAACTACCCATGCAATCATTATTTGGTTTGAGTGCCGTTTCATTTGTTTTGCTTATGCTCTTCTTTCCCAGTTTAGTTAGGATTCTTTTATCAGCCCGTTCTTTTAATCCAACACAATGTCAGTATTTTGGTCTAAAATTTAAGATAGTTCCAATGATTGCtttttatgcatatttttgtttgtgaagtgatcctaagaatttttgtatgtagcttgtgtagAAAATTGAAACCAGTAATTTGAAAATAGGATGCTTAAactggtttaggctataagaaGCAAGTTTTAACCACTATGCTACACAAGCCAGTAGCATAGTTATGAAACCATCAATTTGAGAACAAGATGCTAAACTGGTTTAGGCTACAACAAGCAAGTTTTAACCACTATGCAACATTTGCTTTTAACCAATGTAGTGTATATGGTCCTTAAGCACACGGGTTAGTAGATCAATGTTTAGGTCAATGTATATGAAATAacatcttttctcttttttgcttGATCATTATTAATTCTGATGGCAATATCAATAGATACAAAGCCACAACTGATATAGAAGTGGCCCCTGCAGCAAAATATAGAAGTTTAGTTGTTGCCACAGCTGATATTCTCTGGATTCAAACTCTTCTCTTGGAACTTTCAATCCCTCATTGTAGACCTAGGTAGGTTAATCATTCACCATGAAGTAAAAAGAGAGTATCATTTGTATAAGCAGATagatatataacataaaaaggcagctagagagagagaaaaaatagagaaagagaatgaTAGTAAGGGAGAAGCTCATTTATGTTCCAAATTTCAGTGACATGattgattcattgattaaatTCCAAGCATCATGGCTAAAAGCTTTTGAGTTCTGcccttaattgtttttttattcttctgtattttatactttttttttctatagttcATTTCATCATCATTGTAACTATAGCTGCCCATTATAAAATAGCTTAGACAATCTAGGTCTGTTGTTTCTGAACCTTTTATTTATCGTTGaagtagttttattttttttttatttgtgttcaaCTAGTGAAGAGTAAAGACTGAAGTTGTTCTGTCAGACTCGttgattttcctttcatttcgaCGGAAGCCTAAGCAATACACTGCCACTGAATTGCCAGTAAGAGAAATTGGTcatgaaacacacacacacacacacacacacacacacacacacacacacacacacacaaacacacacacacaaaccctaatGACACACACACGTATGATAgaaacacacagacacacactgatgacacacacactcatcatacaaagacacacacacaagtttgataacaaatttgttcaattataCATGCAGAAATTTGTTCAGTTCTGACTTGTTAGCTATGACAAGGTAGCTGGCCTCTTCATAAGGTACTTATCTAAGTTTAACTTAAATTCTACTACAGTGGTGATGACCTACTaatattagtgaaaacaaatttgcctactgtaccttagttaatttgttcacatttgtaaaaaatgaattgattttaacttgagttattcatattttaagttttcaaatatgcttgcatgattgttttttttttttttttgcactgcaAAAATCTGAAGATGGAAGTCTGTCTCCATTCCATTTAACCAAGACCAAGTGTGGAATAGATACTACCTTATGCACCACTTTTTTAGGAATTTTGAAGAATGACAGTAGGTAGATAGGAAGGGCTGTTAGGAATATCCTGCCTCCCATAGAGAGACATCTCTGCTTCCATTTGGCTAGCTTAGATTCAAACTTGCTGATGAGAGGCTGCCAAGCATCCCAGCTTTTAGAGGTGGACCCTACTGGAATTCCAaggtaagaaaaaggaaatttcAGCTGGCCACAATTAAGGTAGCTAGCTGCTTCCCTGCACCAGTCCAAAGATTTATCCAAGCACCCAAATTGGCTTTTAGCATAGTTAATCTTGAGTCCTGAAACCAACTCAAAAATTCTGAGGATAGATTTCATGACTCTAACATTAGTTGTAGTTGTAGTTCCAAAAAATAGTGTATCATCTGCATACTGCAAGATGTTAATCTCCTCCTTTTGCCTCCCCACTTTATAGCTGCTGAAAAGGTTTTTGGAGACAGTTGTCCTCATCAAACCAGTGAGTCCCTCAGCTgctatattaaataggaaaggTGCAAGGGGATCTCCTTGCCTCAGTCCCCTCTCAGGCATAAATTCTCTAGACAGTGTTAGGGTCATGGATCCATCCTCCATCAATACACAGACCTTGAAGAGCATTAACCCTCCTTCTATGATTGATGATTCTGTGGAAATAGGATGAATTTCTGTCCCCTTCTCTTAACCACTTCACTTTGGATTTTTGCCTCAACATAGATTCATAGGAAAAGGCTGCACTCCATAGCTGCTCCTGCAGTGATTTCTTGAGGTCTGCCTGAGTTTGGGATATTGTTGAGGCATTAATACCTGCCTCCATGTCATTTATCTGCTTTTTTAGATCATTGATTTTTCTTGCAGTAACAGACCCGTTCTGTGAGCTCCACTATCTTATGCAGTGTTTGAGGAACTTTAATTTCTGTTTGAGGAACTTTAACCACCCCAGCCATTAGGATGATAATTACCCCAACTATGAGCCACCATATTTTGAAAGCCTTTGTCCTTCAACCACCAATCCATTACCTTGAGAGGTTTGGGCCCCCAATCAATGATTGAAGACCTCAAGAGGATGGGGCAGTGGTCTGAAAAACTTCCCACTTGCTGGATGAGGTTGTGTTGCTGTCTAGATATCTGATACAACCTTGGAAATTTCTGCATTAATGCAACTCCTTCACCATTCCAGCAATCGGGAGTGatcataaaatagaaaaactaacatgaatttaatttaaattactgctTTGTTATCATTCTTGATGGATGTTCTAGCATTCATGAGTATTGACTTTGGTTTAATGGCTTCCATTTCTTACTATATGATTAAATCCTGCTCTGATATTGGATGAccattggttgaaatgaatacCAAAATCCTTCTCCAAATGTGTCAGCCATGTCCATGaccattggttttttttttccaggttATCATAGACTACTTTTCATTGACATTGTTGTTGAAGGTTGTTCGGGTTATAGCAACTCCAGGTACATACGTAGGAACTAGCATGTATATACTGctgtttcatttaaaatattatatagtggtgtttgctttaaaatgttatatactgGTGTTTGATGTAAAATGTTGCATACTGGTTTCAATGAATGAGGAATTGAGTCTCATAGGAAATGAATTGATGTAAAAAACAGAAAACCTTctgcagtttttttttatcagcaaaactaaatatattatatatataaatcaatgaTCAAAAGTACCAGATGTACTAGTACATAGGGATATACATCCTGATATCTAGATACCGAGACTAAGGTATTCTAGATATTAGGAGAACATGTATTTTGTTCTAATTGTAACACCCATTACATGATAAAACCCTGACTAATATTGCTTGCCCATTGATTGAGATGAGTTGAGAAATGTTTCTCAAAATGTCTAAGCCAAGTCCAAGTCCAAAAAACAGCTTCATCAAACAATCTGTTAGCATCAAATTCTGCATTTGAAAACAGAACTCtgtttctggttttccaaataGCCCAAGTTACCACCATCCACCAGTATCGCCATCTCTTACTCCTTAAACCTTCTGCCTGGATAAAGATATGCTGTAGAAAATTCTGTTTAGGCCCAAGAGGAAAGGCAGTTTGTAAGTTCAGCCAAGACATCGATTCCCACCAAATTGGTTGGATAAAGACGCAATGGAAGAACAAATGAGATGCCACCTCTACAGCTTCTCTGCAGAAAGGACATCGCAGATCCTGCAATTGTACCTGTCTCCTATGCAGATTCATCCTTGTTGGTAGTCTGTCTTCTATTAGCCTCCAAGCAAAAACTGAAATTTTGCTAGGAATTTTAATCTTCCATAATTCCTTACTCCAGTCCTGTTGCTGACCCCCTTTAGAAGCTTCCAAAATCAGATTGTAGGCACTACGGGTGGAATATACCCTTGTTTGATCACCTAACCATTCCCATTCATCCGATCCTTGCTGCTGAATGTGTATACCTTCGatatcctttaaaaaattgactGCTGACTCAATTTCATTTTCGAACAACGGTCTTCTCCACAGAAACTGCCACTCCCAGCCTGACTGCATGTGCTGTCCCATGTGTCTGATGGTTTGGTTTTGCTGTGTAGATATTTGGTACAATCTAGGATACCTCTTAGCTAGAGGTTGCTGCTGCTGATTCCATTTATCTTCCCAAAGCCTGACCTTATCACCTCCTACAATTTTCCACCTCATGTTGTTGTAAACTATGTCTCCATGCTGTGCTGAATTAACAGTTTGTTTTAAATCTTTCCACCATAGAGATTGATGCCCTgcccttccttcttcatataAGTTCCTCCATCCCCCATACTTTGAGTCCAACACCCTGGACCAGATTCCACCCACATACTGCAGATGCTGCAAAATTTCTGCCTTAAATAAGTTGCAGtgcttatttttgtaaaagctgCAGTGCTTGTACAtaacttcaattaatttgaatctGCTTTGCAAATGCTGTAGAATTTCTGGCTTAACCAAATTAGGATTTTCCACCCAGAAACCATCAATTTGCAGCATGAAGACACCACTCCTCAGATTGACCAAAAGCTTGTAAAGCATTGATTTGATACTGCTTCCCTCATCATGTGGCTCATGATGTTTACAATTTAATGATCCTTTGCTACCCTGCAATGAGACACACACagatacacaaacacacacacatagagacaaacacacgcagacacaaacacaaacacaaacacacacacacacataaagatacACACACTCACATATAgagtcacacacacataaagacacAGATAAAGACACAAACACATTGAGCCACAAACTCACACAGAGACccacacaaagacacacacactgagtcacatacacacacatacacaaacacactctCACATATAGACAGACACatacacacataaagagacaaacacacacacacacacacacagatatagagacaaacacaaacacacacacccacacacagagtcacacacacataaagagacagaaaaacacacaaacacactgagccacagacacacacatacacaaacacactcacacacatagacagacacacacacacacacataaagagacaaacacgcacacacacacacacacacacacacacacacacacacacacacacacacacacacagagtcacacacttagagaaggctaaagctgttgggcttcctgagtctcagcatgatgacagagtgggtggtaagggttcaagaggactgcaggtgatcactccaagtgtagaagatttgttacaagctcacttgtatgtcttgaacagtaatgaagttttgccatacatagttaagcatgaagctttagtcaaacagaataatccgaaaatgtcaaagaattggttgttgaaaaagcataacaagactttctgtgattggtttaaagatacaatctttgcataTGAGAATGCtttagaaacattaagaaagctagcagatgggcctaaaagaaatgttataacctggcaaggatatgacataaacaggtattcattttacacaaaagcacaagatgacaaaagtacaatgcagaacagcggggtcaccctaagggctgaatctcaacactttgcaagtgtcaatgatgccaatccctgtgtagcttccatcccttactttgggttcattgatgaaatttgggagcttaattatgtaaaatttacagtatgtgttttcaaatgtaaatgggttgacagcaacaccggtgtgcgcaccgatgatataggatttaccctggtagatctaaagaaacttggttaccacaatgaccctttcatcatggcagaacaagctagacaagtattttacgtgcaagacccttgtgatgaaaggtggtgcgtggttctgcagggcaaaacaattggtgttaatgtagaagatgatgattcatacatggacacctatgttagtcctttgaccgctcaaatcactggtaatgttgtcggagaagaagaagctaatGACGTTCATGAtaatcgaaatgatcatgatgaaggagaattcattaacatcgtctaatgtaattttctgcagagacagaggtcaccaaacctagtaagtgacaactacatttttctctgattgaggcatcggttttttgtttcaatttgcctccttaggacttcatccagctgatgtttgtcgccagtttcatcatccaccacccttttcttctctggcttctcacgtttattgttgttaaacccatatttatgctctcttcccttcatgtcttgttttatcacaactttagctgaatctcccatcttcagcatagttgaatctcctgtcttattctccaatgacacactttgatggcctgtatctcttttcttcgtatgttctagtgcttcagcttcagaatgcataaagcaatcagaattttccagtgatcaccaaaggcttctgcatcatcattgacactctccacccactttggtttatgcttctgtgttttcttccgtgcctcctcgttataaatctcagctttattcaaggttgcactagaacgatcaccaccaatctgtgcttcttcctcgtctatcaggtcaatatctttcctttcaacttttgttttgtaaattacagtgtagtttacaaaagcaaaggtgaaacgaaagatattgagctggtagaggaggaacagACATGGATTGGTGTTGATCCTTCTAGTGagacctccaataaatctgagaattataaggaggaagcactgaagaaaacacaaaagcataaaccaaagagggtggagagtgtcaacgctgatgcagaagcctttgctGATGACTGGAAAATTCTAATTGCTCTATGCATTGTGAAGCTGAAGCAgtagaacatacgaagaaaagagatacaggccatcaaagtgtgtcattggagaataagacaagAGATTCAACTATGCTAAAGATGGGAGATttagctaaagttgtgataaaacaagacatgaagggaagaaggcataaatatgggtttaacaacaacaaacgtgagaaggcacagaagaaaagggtggtggatgatgaaactgccgACAAACATCAGCTGAATGAAGTCCTATGAAAATCCTCCCCATtctcaaagaggggaacgagcaacaatttgaaggttgtacattcaggaactaaagaattcaaaatagctagtaataagagggatttgtttttgggcttttctgagcaccaagagcagctacgcaagaagcttgcacttgaggagggaaggatatttgcaactaatgaacaactttcttaactatttgtccttaagaTTTCACTGTTTCTTTTCGTCAATATGTAAATATACATGGTACTCGGGTATCGCGTAAAAACCATGGTCTATATCTACTTCTAAGATNNNNNNNNNNNNNNNNNNNNNNNNNNNNNNNNNNNNNNNNNNNNNNNNNNNNNNNNNNNNNNNNNNNNNNNNNNNNNNNNNNNNNNNNNNNNNNNNNNNNNNNNNNNNNNNNNNNNNNNNNNNNNNNNNNNNNNNNNNNNNNNNNNNNNacatataagaaaaaaatagtaaaatctgaaggacaaatagttaagaaagttgttcattagctgcaaatatccttccctcctcaagtgcaagcttcttgcgttgccgctcttggtgctcagaaaatcccaaaaacaaatccctcttattactagctattttgaattctttagttcctgaatgtacaaccttcaaattgttgctcgttcccctcttttttttctgcaaaaaagaaaatcaatatcaaagaaaacatggatgaaatcctaacaaaatcaatatcaaagaaaacatggatgaaatcacaattaaaaagcacaactacctatctttcagagtcctttggttaatttgtcttgtctccttaggtggtggggttttgtttaataatattatacttttgccttccaaaaaaaacttatgactgatccttttttcattaatccaattttgtatgttattgtataaaagatcatgggttctccacctgcctccactaCTCCTCCTCattttcctcctcctccttctcctccttctcctcctcctccttctcctccttctcctcctcctcctcctcctcctacttcggacgcatcggcttcaacgtctgccgtgaagcggacacgcaaagcctcacgtctacgatcgttgtccactagaccacctggtgctatgagaccagtggtgcatgttgatcctgctaccgggAAGGTCGACGGTCCCcaaaggaagaaattaagaacatatttggggattgtggcacgtgataaggtggacaccacctacgagaactggaaggaggtccctattgctcagaaggacctgatttgggaggatattcaggtatttttttttttcttatttgattttgtgtaattaatagccaaaaaatttaattattgtaacaaataaactttgtttcatgttgtcaggcggaatttgatatcccagaggcttctgacagtaggacaaaaaagaagttactacagaccgtgggggagagaaggaggcagtttaaatcagacctcatgaggaaatgggcccttgcaaccgatcaggacggtgtcgaggacactgtctgtgacaaatacggcatcagcaaggaaaagtgggcccagttttgtcagacccgcagagacccttcttgggaggtatgttcctttgccatttaagttatttttcatattaaacatgatgttgttatacttcattctacccatttcaaacattattgtttaatttttccagGATGTGCGCAgcaaggcacaggccatccagaagcaaaatactgccccccacgttttgtcttgtgggggttatgattatttggagcagaagctcctggctgagaagaccaagaagaagctgcaggaagctgcacagtcaggaagcgttgatggcgtcatcgaccctccatccccggttagacgccacgtgaagtggaagatggcccgcaccaagaagacaggggagatgacgactgaggccacaaaggaaatcgctgagaagattgtaagtcattttcaactaaccattacaattatgtttgaatattttgagaatgccatgtaccattgtgtgttttctgtgcagaaTTCGTTTGAGGAGCAGCCACACAGGGATCgctcgtcccccatggacgtcaggatgttctggccgttgctattggacgtccagagcaccctggacgtgtccgtgccagctagaggagtccatcacagagaaagtgacgaggcaggtcatggcatccttcagccagcttAAGTCACTGATGCAATCTCAAGGAcctcctgagcctctggttggtcctggtCTCTTCGGTCCTCaggtgagcacaaaggggagttgtgttgatccctcaggaaacgatcctgagacgggtgactctgacaggtgcggcttgtacatagaagcagatcctgcccgcctggttgtcgtggggagagtttatgagggatccactcttgttcataacactcttttgttgcctggccaagtaaaggtgagtgtggacgaggttaaagatgcagattttccagttcctgtacccattgatgaggtttccttagtggggcaggcacttcacaccttccttgcttggccgacacatctggtcaagtctttatcacaccaggtacttattgttcttactatatgtttcttctttttaaattaattcattaagcgtgcctcaaatttgcctatttaactttgtttcatgaacaggtagctgtgtctccgccaaaaccacctccgaagcccgatccggaggtcgatgatccgctttatctgatgacattgaccatcccagagcttttcttgaggccatattaggttagatgggatgccaccgtgttcggggtcgttaatccagatttccccctgtacataaagcacgaagacctctccgaaattgcacacggtggtcaatgtctcagcatatcagtgttacagttgcgGATTttgtaagtctttatataaaaggcttttatttacctaagttatggctttcaattcataaatatttaactttgacttaacataaacaggcatctcactgaaacatgtatgcgagcggggaattctgatatctatggattcctcgaacctcagtccattcagaggtctgagCAATCGtagtttgaatctgaaagttacataaagagttggatgcagagttcacaacgcgatgtgtatcttggagcctacctaaatgggtaagtcacaaaataacacaatttaattaatgtttactaatgtactaacccattttaggttccactgcagcggacactggcagatggtggtcatcctgcctaaggaacacttagttgtctggttttgttcattgcataacaggccagacaactaccttaaggggattattaataggttagtgttattttcaatacatttgcattgtaatacctcaacgtacaacaccagtttttaattgttactcatatggaacagtgctatcaagggtcttgatgatgctccacagcctaaatcaaaggctcctgctaggtggattgtcgtcaaggtacgtcatttacataaaacttccacttatatatatttctttatgtgtctgtacactagttgtttaattaatatccaaatttcattatgtatttagtgtaatagacaaaaaggaactactgagtgcggctactatgtcatgcactggatgtccaccatcattttaggaagttttagaaataattgggaagcggtaagtttatttcaaagaaaatcgatatatttataatttttattacattattaacttaatatgatttatttcatcatgcagtattttaacgatcctagaccattggagcctgagagattaaaagcattgcggatccagtgggcacaattttatctccgagttagagatcaggcctaggatttagggacattttttaacattttttacattttctatgtaacatgaacattgagttcatttgttgattgttctttataatatataaatcaattatttgatgtttattatcattaaaactgcttgaaggcagaataaaatgtttatttgctgtgaattaggcctcctgaaattgcatttgacaggtacaattttgggtttactgtaaaaacaaaaaatatatataaaaaaatacttgaaaacaacatcggttattaacaaaaaccgaagttaatatcataaccaacatcggttataatagaaaaccgatgttaacgtttgtatattaacatcggttttttgtgtataaccgatgtcagagtttgtattttaacatcggttatctgtagataaccgatgtcaactagtgtacattaacatcggttaattataaataaccgatgtgaatatttgaatattaacatcaattatttataattaaccgatgttatacacaaagagctacaccaaataagtgtatgcatcgtcaacgttgacatcggttttctagaaaaaccgatgttaagggcatatattaacatcggtttttctagaaaaccgatgttaaactaacatattaacatcggttttactggaaaaccgatgtcaacgttcatcatgcgtacactttttttgctgttgttcattgtgtttaacatcggttatttagagaactgatgttgtcatatgtatgttaacattggttctccaaaactgatgttaacattcatacattcaacatcgtcactttcaacatcggttttagaaccgatgtagaatgttctaaataaccgatgttgaaagtgtattttctaatagtgtctTTACTAATTTGTTTTATCCACCTAGGATTAATCCTATTGTTGTGAATCAAAATCTAAGCTCTCCTCTCATGGTTCCAATACATAAGTTCACCTCAGTTCATCCCTAAGTGTATAAAATCATGCAAACGGTGATCAAGCTAGCATCTAATGTGTATAATTAAAAGGGAAGAATTAAAAGTGAACCTCAAATAACGTAAGTTAACATGAACAATTGTCAAGGGCTATGCCCCAATCCTAGAATAAAGATGGCTACTCACACATAGCCATGAAAACtaaaacaagaagaagaagaaagagagaaggaggAATCATATGCTCTCGCTCTATGTCGTCAATGCCTCAATAGTTTAAAATACCTCAACTAGTGTAGCATCCCATTTTTCGtagactaaattaaaaatgattttagagaaaataaagagggtattttatttattcatttgatagggaataaaatataatttgtttttataaaataataaaataaacaaatagagTACATAATAGGTtatgagtaccctaggtataaatagcgaTATGTTAGGTCAGACGGTAGCTTTTACGATTGTTCATCCTCTCAATTCGTTTTTCCTCTCCTCCTCCCcaaaaaccctttcttttttccgtagcccaccaaacctgtctcagaaaaatgatgatcttGGACACATTCGCCGTTAG is a window encoding:
- the LOC102665406 gene encoding uncharacterized protein, coding for MLYKLLVNLRSGVFMLQIDGFWVENPNLVKPEILQHLQSRFKLIEVMYKHCSFYKNKHCNLFKAEILQHLQYVGGIWSRVLDSKYGGWRNLYEEGRAGHQSLWWKDLKQTVNSAQHGDIVYNNMRWKIVGGDKVRLWEDKWNQQQQPLAKRYPRLYQISTQQNQTIRHMGQHMQSGWEWQFLWRRPLFENEIESAVNFLKDIEGIHIQQQGSDEWEWLGDQTRVYSTRSAYNLILEASKGGQQQDWSKELWKIKIPSKISVFAWRLIEDRLPTRMNLHRRQVQLQDLRCPFCREAVEVASHLFFHCVFIQPIWWESMSWLNLQTAFPLGPKQNFLQHIFIQAEGLRSKRWRYWWMVVTWAIWKTRNRVLFSNAEFDANRLFDEAVFWTWTWLRHFEKHFSTHLNQWASNISQGFIM